In Rothia mucilaginosa, one genomic interval encodes:
- the xseA gene encoding exodeoxyribonuclease VII large subunit produces the protein MNFYNPSAAQPAPALVVPPVHERQLPGKSQETTATNPWPLALLAQNLKNYVDKVPELWVEAQVASLNGRGGNVFMELKDLNEDFSFTLALFGRAGSGLAADVTVGARIVTRAKPSLWKNGKLSLIGKEVYAVGTGNLHEQLQRLREALAAEGLFSDARKKPLPMLPNRVGLITGRDSDAEKDVIRNASLRWPGVVFEVRNTRVQGEGAAAEVIAALAELDAHPEVDVIVIARGGGSFEDLLPFSEEALIRAVAAATTPVVSAIGHEADSPILDAVADLRASTPTDAGKRIVPDISEETARITEARARLDRAVLGYVGMQMNYIAQLRSRPVLTHPESSLLMRVEELSQLRERAHRSVQHRLERESATLSHTLARVRSLSPAQTLNRGYSIVQDAAGAIVRDASALTEGEQITVRAATGSAQATVTSTDPSNIS, from the coding sequence ATGAACTTCTACAACCCCTCCGCAGCGCAGCCGGCACCCGCACTGGTGGTGCCGCCCGTGCACGAGCGGCAGCTTCCCGGGAAGTCTCAGGAAACCACCGCCACCAACCCCTGGCCCCTCGCCCTGCTCGCGCAGAACCTCAAAAACTATGTAGACAAGGTTCCCGAGCTCTGGGTGGAGGCGCAGGTCGCCTCCCTCAACGGCCGCGGCGGCAACGTCTTCATGGAGCTCAAAGACCTCAACGAAGACTTCTCCTTCACCCTCGCGCTCTTTGGGCGTGCCGGTAGCGGCCTGGCGGCTGATGTGACCGTAGGCGCTCGCATCGTCACCCGCGCCAAGCCGAGCCTGTGGAAGAACGGCAAGCTCTCCCTCATCGGCAAGGAAGTGTACGCGGTCGGCACCGGTAACCTGCACGAGCAGCTGCAGCGTCTGCGTGAAGCTCTCGCCGCCGAGGGGCTGTTCTCTGACGCGCGGAAGAAGCCGCTACCCATGCTACCGAATCGTGTGGGTCTGATTACCGGTCGCGATTCTGACGCGGAGAAGGACGTTATCCGCAACGCCTCCCTGCGCTGGCCCGGCGTGGTCTTCGAGGTGCGCAATACCCGCGTTCAGGGTGAGGGCGCGGCGGCTGAGGTCATTGCGGCCCTCGCCGAGCTGGACGCCCACCCGGAGGTGGATGTCATCGTCATCGCCCGAGGCGGCGGCTCCTTCGAAGACCTGCTACCCTTCTCCGAGGAGGCACTCATCCGCGCCGTCGCGGCAGCCACCACCCCGGTGGTCTCAGCGATCGGTCACGAGGCGGACTCCCCCATCCTCGATGCGGTCGCCGATCTGCGCGCCTCCACCCCCACCGATGCGGGTAAGCGCATTGTGCCCGATATTTCGGAGGAGACCGCCCGCATCACCGAGGCGCGCGCCCGCCTGGACCGCGCGGTGCTCGGCTACGTGGGCATGCAGATGAACTACATTGCGCAGCTGCGTAGCCGCCCGGTGCTCACCCACCCGGAGTCTTCCCTGCTCATGCGTGTGGAGGAGCTGAGCCAGCTACGCGAGCGCGCTCACCGTTCGGTGCAGCACCGTCTGGAGCGTGAGTCGGCTACCCTGTCGCACACGTTGGCGCGGGTGCGTTCGCTCTCTCCCGCGCAGACGCTCAACCGCGGCTATTCCATCGTTCAGGATGCCGCAGGCGCTATTGTGCGTGACGCTTCGGCGCTAACCGAGGGCGAGCAGATTACGGTGCGTGCGGCGACCGGTTCGGCGCAGGCAACCGTGACTTCTACGGACCCCTCGAACATCTCCTAA
- a CDS encoding 4-hydroxy-3-methylbut-2-enyl diphosphate reductase translates to MSTETIALGLPPVPRERRSRAEVEAAAPVTGEKKVLLATPRGYCAGVDRAVIAVEKALEHYGAPVYVRKQIVHNRHVVETLEKQGAIFVDEVDEVPEGSVTVFSAHGVSPAVVSAAGDRSLNTIDATCPLVNKVHREAVRFAKQDYDILLIGHTGHEEVEGTAGEAPEHIQIVNSPDEVDQVTVRNPEKVVWISQTTLSVDETLETVARLRERFPSLQDPPSDDICYATSNRQGAIKEIAPRADLVIVVGSANSSNSVRLKEVALEYGAKRAERVDFAHQVDESWFEGVATVGLTSGASVPEVLVQEVLALLAEYGYNTIEEVETAKEDILFSLPKELRSALKNDENVGRQLGGRGAKPTR, encoded by the coding sequence ATGTCCACTGAAACTATTGCCCTGGGCCTGCCGCCCGTACCCCGCGAGCGCCGCAGCCGCGCCGAGGTTGAAGCCGCCGCACCCGTCACCGGTGAGAAGAAAGTCCTGCTCGCCACCCCGCGCGGTTACTGCGCAGGCGTTGACCGTGCCGTGATCGCTGTTGAGAAGGCGCTGGAGCACTACGGCGCGCCCGTCTACGTGCGTAAGCAGATTGTTCACAACCGCCACGTGGTGGAGACCCTGGAAAAGCAGGGCGCTATCTTCGTTGATGAAGTGGACGAAGTTCCCGAAGGCTCCGTGACCGTGTTCTCGGCGCACGGCGTGTCCCCGGCGGTGGTTTCCGCAGCCGGCGACCGCTCCCTGAACACTATTGACGCGACCTGCCCGCTGGTGAACAAGGTGCACCGCGAGGCTGTGCGCTTCGCCAAGCAGGACTACGACATCCTGCTCATCGGTCACACCGGCCACGAAGAGGTCGAGGGTACCGCCGGTGAGGCGCCCGAGCACATCCAGATCGTGAACTCGCCCGACGAGGTGGATCAGGTGACCGTCCGCAACCCGGAGAAGGTCGTCTGGATTTCTCAGACCACCCTGTCCGTGGATGAGACCCTGGAAACCGTGGCGCGTCTGCGTGAGCGTTTCCCCTCCCTGCAGGATCCGCCCTCGGACGACATCTGCTACGCAACCTCTAACCGCCAGGGCGCCATCAAGGAGATTGCACCGCGCGCCGACCTGGTGATCGTGGTTGGTTCGGCGAACTCCTCGAACTCCGTGCGTCTGAAGGAAGTGGCACTCGAATACGGTGCTAAGCGTGCCGAGCGTGTGGACTTCGCACACCAGGTGGACGAGTCCTGGTTTGAGGGCGTGGCAACCGTGGGCCTGACCTCCGGCGCGTCCGTGCCCGAGGTTCTGGTTCAGGAGGTGCTGGCTCTGCTCGCCGAGTACGGCTACAACACCATCGAAGAGGTGGAGACCGCGAAGGAAGACATTCTCTTCTCCCTGCCGAAGGAACTGCGTTCCGCCCTGAAGAACGATGAGAACGTGGGCCGCCAGCTCGGTGGCCGCGGCGCTAAGCCCACTCGCTAA
- a CDS encoding NUDIX domain-containing protein → MALAMETRPAAYAVIIEQGKLLMTRWVPEDRALSPLWSLPGGGMEPGEQADETALRETLEETGYSVAIEDILGVHAGHFPVRSTQKDPQALPFCALRVVFRAHIVTGELRHEINGSSDTARWVPIAELDTIRYGTLIDEVASMMGYSNAASWAREYREFLADENARKLP, encoded by the coding sequence TTAGCAATGGAAACCCGACCCGCAGCCTACGCAGTCATCATTGAGCAGGGCAAGCTGCTCATGACCCGCTGGGTGCCCGAAGACCGCGCGCTCAGCCCCCTCTGGTCCCTGCCCGGTGGCGGCATGGAACCCGGCGAACAGGCGGACGAGACCGCGCTGAGGGAAACCCTCGAAGAGACCGGCTACAGCGTCGCCATTGAAGACATTCTGGGCGTGCACGCCGGACACTTTCCCGTGCGCTCCACCCAGAAAGACCCGCAAGCGCTCCCCTTCTGCGCCCTGCGGGTGGTTTTCCGCGCCCACATTGTCACCGGCGAACTGCGCCACGAAATTAACGGCTCCTCCGACACCGCACGCTGGGTACCCATCGCTGAGCTAGACACCATCCGCTACGGCACCCTCATCGACGAGGTCGCCTCCATGATGGGCTACTCCAACGCCGCCAGCTGGGCACGCGAATACCGCGAATTTCTTGCCGACGAAAACGCACGGAAGCTTCCCTAA
- a CDS encoding pyridoxal phosphate-dependent aminotransferase yields MTKYRQSSKLSNVLYDIRGPILDEANRMEAMGHRILKLNIGNPAPFGFEAPDAIMMDIIRHLPETQGYSDSRGLYSARTAIVQHYQNRGIMNLDTDAVYLGNGVSELIPMTLQALCETGDEILVPMPDYPLWTASTALVGGKPVHYLCDEENNWYPDIEDIKSKITERTKGIVVINPNNPTGAVYPRSILKQIVDLAREHGLVVFSDEIYEKIVYDGAEAINMASLTGDDVLCLTFSGLSKAYRVCGYRAGWVAITGPKKDATSYLEGIHLLASMRLCSNVPAQHAIQTALGGYQSINELIVPGGRLYEQRTLAHKMLNEIDGISCTSADGALYLFPKIDIERFDITDDEQFALDLLKSQKILFSHGRAFNWKDPDHFRLVFLPDTQTLTSALERLGNFMADYKQKH; encoded by the coding sequence ATGACGAAGTACCGTCAGTCCTCAAAGTTGAGCAACGTCCTGTACGACATCCGCGGCCCCATTCTGGATGAAGCCAATCGCATGGAGGCGATGGGCCACCGCATCCTCAAACTGAACATTGGTAACCCCGCACCCTTCGGCTTTGAGGCGCCGGATGCCATCATGATGGACATCATTCGTCACCTGCCCGAAACCCAGGGCTACTCTGACTCCCGCGGTCTCTACTCGGCACGTACCGCCATTGTGCAGCACTACCAGAACCGCGGCATCATGAACCTCGACACCGACGCCGTCTACCTGGGCAATGGCGTGTCTGAGCTGATCCCGATGACCCTGCAGGCACTGTGCGAGACCGGCGACGAAATCCTGGTCCCCATGCCCGACTACCCGCTGTGGACTGCATCCACCGCGCTGGTGGGCGGCAAGCCCGTGCACTACCTGTGCGACGAGGAAAACAACTGGTACCCGGACATCGAAGACATTAAGTCGAAGATTACCGAGCGCACCAAGGGCATTGTGGTCATTAACCCGAACAACCCGACCGGTGCCGTCTACCCGCGCTCGATTTTGAAGCAGATCGTGGACCTGGCACGCGAGCACGGTCTGGTTGTGTTCTCCGACGAAATCTACGAAAAGATTGTGTACGATGGCGCAGAAGCCATCAACATGGCTTCTCTGACCGGCGATGATGTGCTCTGCTTGACCTTCTCCGGCCTGTCCAAGGCATACCGCGTCTGCGGTTACCGCGCAGGCTGGGTCGCTATTACCGGCCCCAAGAAGGACGCAACGAGCTACCTGGAAGGCATCCACCTGCTTGCATCCATGCGCCTGTGCTCCAACGTTCCGGCACAGCACGCAATCCAGACTGCACTGGGCGGCTACCAGTCCATTAACGAGCTGATTGTCCCCGGCGGTCGCCTGTACGAGCAGCGCACCCTGGCACACAAGATGCTCAACGAGATTGACGGCATCAGCTGCACCAGCGCGGACGGCGCGCTCTACCTGTTCCCGAAGATTGATATTGAGCGCTTCGACATCACCGACGATGAACAGTTCGCCCTGGACCTGCTCAAGAGCCAGAAGATTCTCTTCAGCCACGGCCGCGCGTTCAACTGGAAGGACCCGGACCACTTCCGTCTGGTGTTCCTGCCCGATACGCAGACCCTCACCAGCGCCCTGGAGCGCCTGGGTAACTTCATGGCTGACTACAAGCAGAAGCACTAG
- a CDS encoding glycine betaine ABC transporter substrate-binding protein, giving the protein MNRLTITRRAALTSLALMPLLAACGSNDTTPHVDPSASSYGTLRIGYGALREMRAVAHVYARALRQVGYSVELVDTDNSRATALRGLMVPSANSATPSATLPDDEESGVANTVEALDLVIDYSGDLLLYLTDDGKISPAAAQNERIAASVSASAQAAGVTLPPAATPTAEESTASAHATDATASPTASSTRSADPINLRAMSTTDMTNAISRILPEELMLLNGANATNKDVLVTTRAVSARYKFSSLASLRDVQSSLAFSIPTGYSSGTYGVDSLRSLYGYRVHDPKIQDDPAERVKALTSDTVQVTLLHSVDPAIDDNRLVTLEDPSTALLQQQLVPIIRRTLPDSARTAINRVSSTLDTGNLSFLLRLTSGSNPIADDDAAQFILDHPRK; this is encoded by the coding sequence ATGAACCGACTGACCATCACCCGCCGTGCGGCGCTCACCTCCCTGGCACTCATGCCGTTGCTTGCCGCCTGCGGTAGCAACGACACGACCCCGCACGTGGATCCCTCCGCGTCCAGCTACGGCACCCTGCGCATCGGCTACGGTGCCCTGCGTGAGATGCGCGCCGTAGCGCACGTGTACGCGCGTGCCCTGCGACAGGTTGGCTACTCCGTTGAACTTGTTGACACCGACAACAGCCGCGCTACCGCCCTGCGCGGGCTTATGGTCCCTTCGGCTAACTCCGCCACCCCCAGCGCCACCCTGCCCGACGACGAAGAAAGCGGCGTCGCCAACACCGTTGAGGCGCTGGACCTGGTCATCGACTACAGCGGCGACCTGCTGCTCTACCTGACCGACGACGGCAAAATCAGCCCCGCCGCCGCGCAGAACGAACGCATCGCCGCCTCCGTGAGCGCCTCCGCTCAGGCAGCCGGAGTGACCCTGCCCCCGGCAGCTACCCCCACCGCGGAGGAGAGCACCGCCTCCGCGCATGCTACGGACGCAACCGCGAGCCCCACCGCAAGCTCCACCCGCTCCGCAGACCCCATCAACCTGCGTGCCATGAGCACCACCGACATGACCAACGCCATCTCGCGCATCCTGCCCGAAGAGCTCATGCTCCTCAACGGTGCAAACGCCACCAACAAGGATGTACTGGTCACCACCCGCGCCGTGAGCGCCCGCTACAAGTTCAGCTCCCTCGCGAGCCTGCGCGATGTGCAGTCTTCCCTGGCGTTCTCCATCCCGACCGGGTACTCCAGCGGCACCTACGGCGTGGATTCTTTGCGTAGCCTCTACGGCTACCGTGTGCACGACCCGAAGATTCAGGACGACCCCGCCGAGCGAGTTAAAGCCCTGACCTCCGACACCGTGCAGGTGACCCTGCTGCACAGCGTCGACCCGGCAATTGACGATAACCGCCTGGTCACCCTGGAAGATCCCTCAACGGCACTTTTGCAGCAGCAGCTGGTGCCCATTATTCGCCGTACCCTGCCAGATAGCGCCCGGACGGCAATTAACCGCGTATCATCTACATTAGACACGGGTAACCTCTCGTTCCTGTTGCGTCTGACTAGCGGTTCCAACCCCATCGCAGATGACGACGCAGCACAATTCATTTTGGATCACCCTAGAAAGTAA
- a CDS encoding exodeoxyribonuclease VII small subunit, whose amino-acid sequence MSENISFNSAELGAPVETLGYEQARAELEQVVRQLESGASDLETSIALWERGEALAARCEAWLQGAQERLNAARGTQAGTQGGQEPAAN is encoded by the coding sequence ATGAGCGAGAACATTAGCTTCAACAGCGCCGAACTCGGCGCACCCGTCGAAACCCTCGGCTACGAGCAGGCACGTGCCGAGCTGGAGCAGGTCGTGCGCCAGCTGGAGTCCGGCGCCAGCGATCTGGAGACCTCCATCGCCCTGTGGGAGCGTGGCGAGGCGCTTGCCGCCCGCTGCGAGGCGTGGCTGCAGGGCGCGCAGGAGCGCCTGAACGCGGCACGCGGCACGCAGGCAGGTACACAGGGCGGTCAGGAGCCTGCGGCGAACTAG